The Tenebrio molitor chromosome 5, icTenMoli1.1, whole genome shotgun sequence genome has a segment encoding these proteins:
- the LOC138130889 gene encoding endocuticle structural glycoprotein SgAbd-8-like → MKFLILTTFLIGAGLAQGPPPRRPDQYEDDQEYQPKPQQRQPQQQQQQQQQYQEQRPRSHESTTFIPIIRFDKEQGNDGSYKAAWETGNNIIAQEEGYIKDLGPDPDAAGQNLNAQVQQGSYTYTSPEGQVITVNYIADEKGFHPSGDHLPTPPPVSPEVQKGLDLIYAGIRAQQEEDERESRQGPGQRNDAPPQDFNGQYRQQ, encoded by the exons ATGAAGTTTTTG ATCCTGACAACTTTCCTGATCGGAGCCGGTCTCGCTCAAGGTCCTCCGCCAAGACGACCGGACCAGTACGAAGACGACCAGGAATACCAACCCAAACCCCAGCAGCGCCAACCACAACAGCAGCAgcagcaacaacaacaataccAGGAACAGCGTCCAAGATCCCACGAATCCACCACCTTCATACCCATCATAAGATTCGATAAAGAACAAGGAAATGATGGTAGCTACAAAGCTGC ATGGGAAACTGGCAACAACATCATCGCTCAAGAAGAAGGTTACATCAAAGATCTAGGACCTGACCCCGACGCGGCGGGCCAAAACTTGAACGCTCAGGTGCAGCAGGGCTCTTACACTTATACTTCTCCTGAAGGACAGGTCATCACAGTTAACTACATTGCCGACGAGAAGGGTTTCCATCCTTCGGGTGATCACTTACCGACTCCACCCCCAGTTAGTCCAGAAGTACAAAAGGGACTCGACTTGATCTATGCTGGAATTAGGGCGCAACAA GAAGAAGACGAGAGAGAATCTCGCCAGGGGCCAGGACAAAGAAATGACGCGCCTCCGCAGGATTTTAACGGGCAGTATCGACAACAATAG
- the LOC138131286 gene encoding endocuticle structural glycoprotein SgAbd-4-like, giving the protein MDWTNVLFFMTWLYVASGAPQVGQPPQKQIQIISQTNNILPDGGYEWSYEAENGIKAQETGTLKKSKDPQGEDAIAAQGSYSYTDPEGNQISLTYVADDEGGFQPQGAHLPTPPPIPPNIQRALDWIASQPSTTERAGRRK; this is encoded by the exons ATGGATTGGACCAAC gttttgttttttatgacGTGGTTGTACGTGGCCAGTGGAGCCCCCCAGGTGGGCCAGCCCCCCCAAAAGCAGATCCAGATCATCAGCCAGACCAACAACATCTTACCAGACGGAGGTTATGAATGGAG TTACGAGGCCGAGAACGGGATCAAAGCTCAGGAAACCGGGACGCTGAAGAAATCCAAGGACCCCCAGGGGGAGGACGCGATAGCCGCTCAGGGCTCGTACTCGTACACGGATCCGGAAGGTAACCAGATCTCGCTGACGTACGTGGCGGACGACGAAGGCGGTTTTCAACCCCAGGGGGCGCACCTTCCGACGCCGCCGCCCATCCCGCCGAATATCCAGAGGGCGCTTGACTGGATAGCGTCGCAGCCTTCCACCACCGAAAGAGCGGGCAGGAGGAAATAG
- the LOC138130891 gene encoding larval cuticle protein 65Ag1-like codes for MAVIRFALVAALAAVALSAPAEKEQIPIISQESEVDYTGKFHFSYESGDGSKVQQSGEQKTIDKDNAGGVISGGYEYVGDDGKTYKVNFVADENGYQPQGDHLPVAPEVPPLIARSLEFLATATPPKDGKY; via the coding sequence ATGGCAGTGATAAGATTCGCGTTGGTGGCGGCCCTCGCGGCCGTCGCTCTATCAGCTCCTGCTGAGAAGGAGCAGATCCCGATTATTTCCCAAGAAAGTGAAGTGGACTACACTGGCAAGTTTCACTTCAGTTACGAGTCGGGAGACGGAAGTAAAGTGCAACAAAGCGGAGAGCAGAAGACCATCGACAAGGATAACGCAGGGGGGGTTATCAGCGGGGGGTACGAGTACGTAGGGGATGATGGTAAAACGTACAAGGTCAATTTTGTCGCCGACGAGAACGGGTACCAACCCCAAGGAGATCACCTCCCCGTCGCTCCAGAAGTCCCACCCTTGATTGCGCGATCTTTGGAATTCTTGGCCACCGCTACGCCGCCAAAAGACGGCAAATATTAA
- the LOC138130890 gene encoding endocuticle structural glycoprotein SgAbd-2-like gives MKFLVVALFALITPAFSRPQAPPQAAPPQPATQPRSQSNPQGGSNVTPVSIVSQTEVVGPDGSFNYSYDTSNGIHFEQGGYVKKAAEARAVDPNNPDATGDVQVIQGAYSYTAPDGQQISLRYVADDNGFQPEGEHLPKAPEGIARGLEQQQGQPQQAQPLQQQQQRQSIQPLPQTLQTQQPQVATSQTTQP, from the exons ATGAAATTCCTCGTA gTTGCACTTTTTGCCCTAATTACCCCAGCGTTTTCGCGACCTCAAGCACCCCCACAAGCTGCTCCACCCCAACCAGCTACCCAACCACGCTCCCAATCAAACCCCCAAGGCGGAAGCAATGTAACTCCCGTGTCGATCGTCAGCCAAACTGAAGTTGTAGGACCTGATGGCAGCTTCAACTACAG ttaTGATACCAGCAACGGTATCCATTTTGAACAAGGCGGTTACGTGAAGAAGGCAGCTGAGGCAAGAGCTGTCGATCCTAACAATCCTGACGCTACAGGAGACGTCCAGGTTATACAGGGCGCATACTCCTACACTGCTCCTGATGGGCAACAGATTTCACTCAG ATATGTAGCCGATGATAACGGGTTCCAACCTGAGGGAGAGCATTTGCCTAAAGCACCTGAAGGCATTGCTCGCGGCTTGGAGCAGCAACAAGGACAACCTCAACAAGCGCAGCCGCTCCAACAGCAACAACAACGCCAATCGATACAGCCGCTTCCACAGACCCTACAGACTCAACAACCCCAAGTGGCTACTAGTCAAACTACTCAACCTTAA